Part of the Pseudorasbora parva isolate DD20220531a chromosome 13, ASM2467924v1, whole genome shotgun sequence genome is shown below.
ttaaaatgtattgctgcaaagctgaattttcagcagccattattccttcaatgtcacatgatccttaaaaaaatattctaataCGCATTATGATCAAATATAGTGCTGCATAGTATTTTTCTGGTAACCATTATACATTTTCAGGACGATCatactgacctcaaactttttaATGGTGTAATGAATATCATTGTGCATGAATCTTGTatcatgtgtgtatgtgtgtgcatgtatgtatgtgtatgtgtatatatatatatatatatatatatatatatatatatatatatatatatatatatatatataataacaaaaatggattttttttttttaaatactacacattacatttaacagtgttataaatgttttaaatatttaaaagttttacCTATTTAACTGTATAAATTATTTAGAtatataatagtttttaattATTAACTTTGAGTGTGTACAATTAAATTTCCAATATCGACTGATACTGatgaatatattaataaaatgacTAATATTTTGAGAATATTTTTGTGCATGGTTAAATTGTATAAATGTATGTTTCCTTTAGAACGAATTACACAGAATGTGGTAAAATCCCACATCGAGACCAGTCAGTACAGCTCAGAGGAACTGAAGAGATTGGCTTGGACCCTCTATACACCTGAGGAGATACGTGTCTACCAAAACAAGGTATCTATCAACTGCCAATGAGATGCGTCACACTTTCTAATACCATGGGGTGTAACGGCATGTTTTGTGATGTGTACATTGTGAACCTAGCAACTACCCGACCTTACATTCCATGTAAATGAATCCCACAGAATACAATAATTCCTAGTCCTACTTTGTTAGCAGCCTAATTAAAAGTAGGTTAAAAGTATGTCAAATGCTAATCATTATTGCAATCTGAATGTGGGTGGAAGAGTCTAACATATATTTTTCTCATCCAAGTCCACAGAGATTTTGTGGCAGCAGTGTGCTGTGCACATCACGAACGCCATCCAGTATGTGGTGGAGTTTGCAAAGCGCATCTCTGGATTCATGGACTTGTGTCAAAATGACCAGATTATCCTTCTGAAAGCAGGTCAGCATCAACTCTGTGCAAGACCACAACCAAATCGTATATTGTTTTCCACATTAGTGATTACCTGCTGTAAATACTCTTAAATGTCCAGTATATATCTCTTGTTAAACCTTCGAATACATTATATTTACGGTATAATAGTTGTATATTTAAGTTAAGAATATGTATGTATTCTTAGTTTCTTATCTGTGTTCTGACAATGGCTCTTTGTTGTTTTCTTTCACTCTTTCTTCCCGTTTGTGTCCTCCCTTTGTGCATTGTGTGGTGTGTGTTTTACcccatttgctatttaaatgaaaacaaaaaactttttttctctctctttaaaACAACCATCATGCCATTCGATTGAATGTTGACATCACTATTCCTCTGTGAAAATGATGACTGTTTTAATGAATcctcaatttaaaaaaacattttgtaattTGTGCAATTAAATCccaattgttttttgttttcctctgtGTACGTGTGGAGCATTCTTTTGCCTGTCTCTCCTCTCTGCCTCCCTCTTTCCTGCCTttcctttgttcatcttctatGTGGCGCTGACCATCCAGGATGCTTGGACGTGCTATTGATCCGAATGTGTCGGGCCTACAACCCAATCAACAACACACTGTTGTTTGATGGAAAGTTCACAAGCCCGCAGCTCTTTAAAGCGCTCGGTGAGTCTCCTCCCTAGACCTTTCACATAATTCAACACCCTGTAGCATTTCAAAGGGCATGTTGGGTACTTCAGTGTGCAATTAACCTGAGCAATGATACAAGTGCTGTAAAATCATGATAAAGCCATCGTTACTCTTTACATAACCTTAAACAAATAAGtcaattaaacattttccaGGTCCATTGAATGATTGTTAAAGGTGGTTGGTTGGTCTGTTtactttttcctttttttctagGGCAAATTACAATGttattacttttgttttatatttcatgtgtatttactgttttttttccccctgtctGTAGGTTGTGATGATCTGGTGAATGCTGTGTTTGAGATGGCTAAAACTCTGAGCCGGCTACAGCTGTCTGAGGAGGAGATGGCTCTGTTTACTGCCACTGTGCTTCTGTCTCCAGGTAGTTTTTGTGATCTAAGTGATCTTTAACTCTTACAGTCTCTCCAAAGGATATATAGACAGACATTTGAGTTTAGTCTTCCACTAATTTTTTTCCACAGACCGACCTTGGCTGACAGATGCCCAGAAGGTGAAGAAACTTCAGGAGAAGGTCTATGTTGCATTGCAGCACTGTCTTCATAAAAGTGGATCCCATGAGGAGAAACTTGCAAAGGTATTTGGGAAAAAATCCAAAGAATGAATGGAAACACAAGTTCAAACTCTCACAGCTGTTAAATGTGGGAAAATCAGGACTTTCAAAATAAACATATGCgattaataaaaatattcatgCTGTTAACCCGCTTGTTTAAATTGACATTTTAACTGGTTTATATTCTGTGTGAATTCTGAAAACTGATCAAAACCTTCTGAATTGACTGCAGAAGATTTGAACTACAAGAGTTCACCCTCGCAATCGTCTTGTTTGGAATACTTTATAAATCAAACCAAGACGGGACATTTAACTAAAGTCAGTTGCATTCTTTTATGgtgaaaattacattttgtaCAAATGAGAGTGACAGCCAAATAAATTGCCCAATAACTTGTTATACACATACACTACCGGTCAAAATTttgaggtctgtaagattttttacaaaaaagaaCATATTATTCAACAAGGGTGCACGAAATTGATcgaaagtgacagtaaagacattataATGATAAAAAGTGTTCCATTTTAagtaaatactgttcttttgagctTTATATTCAGAGAAAGAATCCTGAATATTCATggtttacaaataaaattaaaccgtttttaacattgataataagaaattaaaatatgaattaaaaaacaaaaaacagtattttaaatcatattgtaatatttcacaatattactgtttattttTGATTAAGCAGCCTTGCTGATCATAAGAGAAAACAATCTTACCGACCCTAAACGTTTTTTAATGCTATCCttaaaattcattaaaaaggtCCCAAATGCTTTTCACcacaaaaacatttacaatacaatattaaatatttaatcatttaatcaatgtaaaaaatattattaaaaatgttatttgaaagccctttatcattattttataaGTTATGCTAGGAAATgttataaatgtcttttctttttctattgACTCAACAGATGGTGTCCAAGTTGCCCATGATGAAGTCTATTAGTAACCTCCATATTGATAAGCTGGAGTTTTTCCGCCTCCTTCACCCAGAAACGGCCTACAACTTCCCTGCTCTCTACAGAGAGGTTTTCTGCAGCGAGATCACCTTCCCTGACTCCACTGAGGGCTAACATTCATTGAAGTGTTATATTGGCTCTaacgagagagaaagagagagaggttgAGAAAGTTCAAGAAAGACAGGGAATGGAAATAGGAGGTTTAGATGGATATGTGTTTGAGAAAACCAGCAACACACTGACAATCTTGCACGTTACACTTTAGAACTCCATCTGTAACCTCCCTCCTGATGGAGTGATTCACTCCTTTATTTGAACAGGACCCAGATTTGTTATGAGACACTGTTAAATGACAGCAGTCATTTAAGGTGCTGGTTACCATTACTCATGCTACCTACATATAGTGACTCAGGAGTACACAGTGTATTTTTGATTGAAAAGTGTACCTGATTAAACCTGGACCTCAGATCTCCCTTACATTAAGTACTTGAAAAGTGGATATTTCCCTGTTCCATTTTTCAAGTACTCTTAGGAAGAGAACTATGAATGTAACCCAAATGACATGTGGCAAAGCCTCAGGATTAAGACGGAATGTATTATGTATTCCTGCCCCATATGTAAAACAAGCTCTTGCGACTTGGTTTCTGTAGAAAAACAGTTTTGAATCCATGAGAAACTGTTTATGGGACCAATACATACACGCCTGAGGTCATAAACGCCACTTGAGCACCTTCACGTTCGCAGACTCAACACTAACATACAGTGCACTGCACACACCACATGTGCACGTGGTGTGTTGTCTTTTGATCTCTTAATTTTTGCAGATATTTTAAAAGATGCaacaaaactaacaaaaacCTCATCCTTATTACCCTTTCCCACACAAATGCCACTTGGATAAAGATATTAGATGATATTTTGATATCCTCATTTGATCAGAAACCACATATATGTAGAATGATAGATGTATTTGAGAATATATTTATAAACAGAGCCTGTAGATAGCGTACGTAGGCAGAGGACTAACTAAAACGAAAGTTGCACCTTAGATTGAATGTTCTCAAGCCCCTTCAAAGACTTTCCAACCATAGCTGTGGAATTCTGGGCTGACATGGGGCTGGAGTTGGatttggcatgacatgctgatttTGATACAGGAGGACAGCACTTAAAAACTCCACAAAAAAGGACTTTGCAGGAGCAGGACTTTGCTGTTGCTACACATTAGATGGCGGAAAGACAATGGCACTATGAGCGAGGCTTTCTGAAGTCAGATCCTCCATGTGAGCATTTAGCAAACCACTCAAACGGACAACGCAGAGAACACAGAAGTAAGCGGCTGGAAGGAACCATATATTTTTCAGAGACAACGGACAAGCTGAGCTTGCGTCAATCGCTAAGGCGCTGCGGAAATGGCACCATTCAGACTTTTTCTGTCTCAGCTGTGAGGATAAATGGACTCACAGGCCTCATGCTTTGCAGTGTCTGATGTGAGGATCAGTGGTGTGTTgtgtgattttctttttttttctctcatcatttTCCCTTTATCCTGTGTTCACATATAGCACAACTATTGGTTGACAGAGCCATCAGCTACCCCCCTGAGTTAGGGAATACTATGGTTAGTTTGTATTCCAAAACTTTGCAGTTCAATAtgaagaacaaaacaaaaatctgctATCTGTCCGCAGTGTAATACCATTCTTCTGAGCCAGGAAGTCGAGATTTAGGAGTGGTCCAGAAAGCAGAATACCAGCTGAAACAGGAAAACCCCTCTGTATCCAGTTCTAGCTTTGAGAGATAACAGGGTATGAAAGATGTTTCAAATTATTGATAAGTATCAACCCTTTAGTGTCCTGACAGTTAAACTTAACAAGCTCGCctgatgttttatttttgcactGCTGGAACAGTGCCTGGCTGTATATTTTCTTGTAAATTGACTTTATATAGTTGGTTTAATACACATTTTCTGGGTGCTTAATACAGTATCGTATAATGTCTGCCTGTGCAATAATCAGTCTTTCCATTTTTAGTATTGACAGCCCTTACAAGCCAAGGATCTCCTTGGATTTCATAAGCACTCCAGCTCAGATCATTTAACACCTTCGCTAAGTTCTGTCTACAGTACACTcaaagtttttattatttttttatgctttttctAGTATTAACTGACTTCAATTGACGTGTGAAGGCGGATAAAGATTGTAACAAAGTGCAAATACTTTGTAAAAaccatttagatttttgtggaGTGTATTTCGCAGCGCTACAAACTGCCACAGACGTTCGCACCGTCCTTGAGGGTAGTTCTGGAAGTGTGCGTTTACATCTACACTCAGTCACTCAGGGAGATAGCTGGGTTCTCTGTCCTAAAATGTCTTCAGTTAGCCTAGCAAGACACCTTGCACCAAATAGAAGACCTTAAACCTTTATCACTGTGTACGGTAACTTTTCTTGTGAATGTTAATTGCAGAAGTATCAAAGATTTTTACCCCGTCTTATATCAGTGATATTGGAGATCTTTTTCAGTTTGActtggttaaaaaaaagaataggaTCAAAACTATACTGAGGATGAATATAATCATTGAATctagtgttgttgtgtttttttatttgtttatttttgtgattattttctttcttcattTTGGTCATTTTCTGTAACATATTTTCTCACCCGTCTAGTGTCATCATTTGTCGTGATGAATTAAAatcctatttttttaaagagcatTTTTAAGCAGAAAATCCCCTAAAAGAGTCCTCATTCTTTGCCATGATCCTTCTGTGGTTGtttatttttaagtaaataaaTCCTATTATAGATTTTAAGGAATATAATTTTATGATATATTATGGATACAGAGaataaaacacattaaagaGTAATTATTGTACAATGAGGATTAAACACATGGATTACAGAATGTAATAAAGGTCTTTTTACTTTACATTTgatgttttgttgctttttttagggaaaaaaaatattatacttttattcagccaGAACGCATTATAGTGACAGGATTTTTACACTCTGTAAAAACAAATAGATGCTGTTCTTTGGAACTTGATTCATTAAGGAAACCTGGAAAACAGTTATAGTactttccacaaaaaatattgaGCAGCACTGCCGTTTTcaactgtaataataataaaaaaaagtttcttgaACACCAAATCAGCAATTAGATAacattttacattgtaataattTTACAATATGATAGTTTTTACTGCAttcttgatcaaataaatgataTTTCTTTCAAGAAGATTCAAATgaaaccccaaacttttgaaaagtagCATACATACACTATTTacccaaaagtattgggacacccctccaaatgaTTGAATATAGATGTTCCAATTACTTTtctttcatggccacaggtaaAAGGAAGCACCTAGACATGCATACTGCTTATTCAAACATTTATGAAAGAATGGGTGACACTCAAGAGCTCAGTGAAGTCAAGCGTGGTACAATGGTTGCCACCTGTAGAATGAGTGCGTTCGTGAACTTTCCTCAATACTAAATaatccacggtcaactgttagtatAACCATGTTGAAGTATttaggaacaacagcaactcaaccACGAAGTGGTAAGCCAAGTAAAATCACAGTGCGCAGAGTTGTCAACTTTCTgtagtcaatagctacagacctccaaacttcgtgTGGCCTTCAAATTAGCTTGAGAACAGTAAACAAACTAAAACTACCAACCTACTAAACAAAGTCACGGACACCGTAGCCGCGGGCATCATAAGGTAATGACGCTTAaggcatcaagacggccagcggtgggactggatgcagtggtgtaaagcatgccacTACTGGACTAGCAGTAGAGATGTTCTCTGGAGAAATGAATCACGCTTCAGTGTTTGGCAAgccgatggacgagtctgggtttggtggttgccaggagaacgatACTTGCTTGACtgtattgtgccaagtgtagtttggtggagggggggttatggtgtgaGTTTTTTTTCAAGGGTTAggtttggccccttagttccagtaaaaggaactcttaatgcttcagcaaacCAAGACACCTTGGACAATTACTCCCAACTTTGTGAGAACAGTTTGGCGATGGCcctttcctgttccaacatgactgcacaaagcaaggtccataaagacatggatgagtgcaTTTGGTGTAGAGGTGTAGATTTGATTGGCTTGCACAGTGTCTAGACTTCAAcactttgggatgaattagagtggtGACTGCGACCCagaccttctcgtccaacatcagtgcctgacctcacaaatgtgcttctaggtCATAAATTCCCATAAACCAACTTCTAAactttgtggaaagccttcccagaagattTTAAGCTGTTATAGCTACAAAGGGTGGGACAACTTcttattaaaccctacagaaaAAGAATGGGATGTTATTCAAATTCATctacatgtaaaggcaggcatcccaaaatgTATAGTACTTATAGTATttgttatatataataataataaataataattagttacatttatatagtgcttttctaggcactcaaaggcCTTTACATATTGAAggagggaatctcctcaaccaccaccaatgtgcagcctccacctggatgatgcgacggcagcaatattgcgccagaactctcaccacaccagctgattggtgcaGAGGAGACAAAGAAAGTAAGCCAATCAGGAAAGGGGGGTGATTaaaggccatgatggacaggggccaatgggcaaattttaggacctcggtttaacgtctcatccgaaggacggtgctctttgacagtagtgtccccatcattatactggggtgttaggacccacacagaccacagggtgagcgccccctgcgtgcctcactaacacctctaccagcagcaaacTATTTTTTCAAGTTGGTCTCCCTTTCAGGTACTGACCAAGCTCctccctgcttagcttcagtggaaaatcagtcttgggctacagggagATATGGCCAGTGGATAAAATATATACACTCGCCtcaaggattattaggaacacctgttcaatttcccattaatgcaattatctaatcaaccaatcacatggcagttgcttcaatgcatttagggatgTGGTCCTGGtgaagacaatctcctgaactctaaaATGAATGTCAAAacgggaaagaaaggtgatttaagcaattttgagcgtggcatggttgttggtgccagacgggccagtaatttctagggtttacaaagaaaggtgtgaaaagggaaaaacatctagtatgcggcagtcctgtgagtgaaaatgccttgttgatgctagaggtcagaggagaatgggtcgACTGATTCAatctgatagaagagcaactttgactgaaataaccaatcgttacaaccgaggtatgcagcaaagcatttgtgaagccacaacacgcacaaccttaaggcagatgggttaaaacagcagaagaccccaccgggtacaaCTCGtctccattacaaataggaaaaagaggctacaatttgcagcCTCGAGCTcgccaaaattggacagttgaagactggaaaaatgttgcctggtctgatgagtctcgatttctgttgagacattcagatagtagggtcagaatttggcgtaaacagaatgacaacatggatccatcatgccttgttaccactgtgcaggctgttggtggtggtgtaagggtgtgggggatgttttcttggcacactttaggccccttactACCAATTTGTTTTGAGCAACGTGGGGGACAGGATGCTGGTGTTGTCTGTTCgtcgcttctccacccacaaatcatgatAAACTGTTctgttagatttagattttattttattatg
Proteins encoded:
- the rorca gene encoding RAR-related orphan receptor C a; amino-acid sequence: MRAQIEVIPCKICGDKSSGIHYGVITCEGCKGFFRRSQQNNAIYSCSRQRNCLIDRTNRNRCQHCRLQKCLALGMSRDAVKFGRMSKKQRDSLYAEVQKHQQSQERAGGLSNGGPGHTGDEAGENGSNHGRAYSRGSSTTLSDLDDITTLPDGLLLDLPLTPEEAADYCSLELLGGSGGSSSSSQSSPEPNRHEFSDVTHIKHEYQTLHDTGLFTRSLFNPPEGCSLMEIERITQNVVKSHIETSQYSSEELKRLAWTLYTPEEIRVYQNKSTEILWQQCAVHITNAIQYVVEFAKRISGFMDLCQNDQIILLKAGCLDVLLIRMCRAYNPINNTLLFDGKFTSPQLFKALGCDDLVNAVFEMAKTLSRLQLSEEEMALFTATVLLSPDRPWLTDAQKVKKLQEKVYVALQHCLHKSGSHEEKLAKMVSKLPMMKSISNLHIDKLEFFRLLHPETAYNFPALYREVFCSEITFPDSTEG